One Clostridium estertheticum DNA segment encodes these proteins:
- a CDS encoding ribosomal L7Ae/L30e/S12e/Gadd45 family protein gives MVGKLVGQKVVGIKQTLKALKNNQGTVLYIAKDADVNITDPILKLAKVNSLQIIFVDTMKELGNLCDIDVASATALLLEDQINASN, from the coding sequence ATGGTAGGTAAACTTGTAGGTCAGAAGGTCGTTGGAATTAAACAAACCCTAAAAGCGTTAAAGAATAATCAGGGCACAGTTTTATATATAGCCAAAGATGCGGATGTTAATATTACTGATCCTATTTTAAAACTAGCCAAAGTTAATTCCTTGCAAATAATATTTGTAGACACAATGAAAGAACTAGGGAATCTTTGTGACATAGATGTTGCATCAGCAACAGCATTGCTTCTAGAAGATCAAATTAATGCCAGTAACTAA
- the rpsG gene encoding 30S ribosomal protein S7 — MPRKGYIAKRDVLPDPMYNSKVVTKLINNVMEDGKRGVAQKICYEAFDIIKEKTGKDPLEVFETALTNIMPLLEVKARRIGGANYQVPIEVRPERRQTLGLRWLLIATDKRGEKYAREKLANELIEASNNTGAAVKKREDTHKMAEANKAFAHYRY; from the coding sequence GTGCCAAGAAAAGGATATATTGCGAAAAGAGATGTTTTACCAGATCCTATGTACAATAGCAAAGTCGTTACAAAGTTAATAAACAATGTAATGGAAGATGGAAAAAGAGGAGTAGCACAAAAAATATGCTATGAGGCTTTTGACATAATTAAAGAAAAAACAGGTAAAGATCCATTAGAGGTGTTTGAAACGGCATTAACTAACATTATGCCATTACTCGAAGTAAAAGCTAGAAGAATAGGTGGAGCTAATTATCAAGTACCTATCGAAGTTAGACCTGAGAGAAGACAAACATTGGGATTAAGATGGTTACTTATTGCTACAGATAAAAGAGGCGAGAAGTATGCAAGAGAAAAACTTGCTAACGAATTAATCGAAGCTTCAAACAATACTGGAGCAGCAGTTAAGAAAAGAGAAGATACACATAAAATGGCTGAAGCTAACAAGGCTTTTGCTCATTACAGATATTAA
- the tuf gene encoding elongation factor Tu, translating to MAKAKFERTKPHVNIGTIGHVDHGKTTLTAAITAVLATKGLAQASRFDQIDKAPEERERGITINTAHVEYETENRHYAHVDCPGHADYVKNMITGAAQMDGAILVVSAADGPMPQTREHILLASRVGVGYIVVFLNKADMVDDPELLELVEMEVRELLSEYDFPGDDIPIITGSALKALENATDEEASKCIMELMEAVDTYIPTPTRLTDKPFLMPVEDVFTITGRGTVATGRVETGILKVGEEVEIVGLSEDKRKVVCTGVEMFRKLLDQAMAGDNIGALLRGVQRTDIQRGQVLSKPGSIHPHDKFVGQVYVLKKEEGGRHTPFFDGYRPQFYFRTTDVTGSIKLPDGMEMVMPGDHIDMNVELITQVAMDEGLRFAIREGGRTVGSGVVTSIVK from the coding sequence ATGGCAAAAGCAAAGTTTGAAAGAACTAAACCACACGTAAATATTGGAACAATAGGACATGTAGATCACGGCAAGACAACATTAACAGCTGCAATAACTGCTGTACTTGCAACTAAAGGTTTAGCACAAGCATCTAGGTTTGACCAAATTGACAAGGCACCAGAGGAAAGAGAAAGAGGAATTACAATTAACACTGCACATGTTGAGTATGAAACAGAAAATAGACATTATGCACACGTTGATTGCCCAGGACATGCAGATTATGTAAAGAACATGATCACAGGAGCAGCACAAATGGATGGAGCAATCCTAGTAGTTAGTGCAGCAGATGGTCCAATGCCTCAAACAAGAGAGCATATACTATTAGCAAGCAGAGTTGGAGTAGGATATATAGTAGTATTCTTAAACAAAGCAGATATGGTAGATGATCCAGAATTATTAGAATTAGTTGAAATGGAAGTTAGAGAATTATTAAGTGAGTATGACTTCCCAGGTGATGATATTCCAATCATAACAGGATCAGCTTTAAAAGCATTAGAAAATGCAACAGACGAAGAAGCGTCAAAATGCATAATGGAATTAATGGAAGCTGTTGATACTTACATTCCAACACCAACAAGATTAACAGATAAACCATTCTTAATGCCAGTAGAGGACGTATTCACAATCACAGGTAGAGGAACAGTTGCTACAGGAAGAGTTGAAACTGGGATACTTAAAGTTGGAGAAGAAGTAGAAATCGTTGGACTCAGCGAAGATAAAAGAAAAGTTGTATGTACTGGAGTTGAGATGTTTAGAAAGCTTCTAGACCAAGCAATGGCAGGAGACAACATCGGAGCATTATTAAGAGGAGTACAAAGAACTGACATTCAAAGAGGTCAAGTACTTTCAAAACCAGGTTCAATACACCCACATGATAAATTTGTAGGTCAAGTATATGTACTTAAAAAAGAAGAAGGCGGAAGACATACTCCATTCTTCGACGGATACAGACCACAATTTTACTTTAGAACAACTGATGTAACTGGATCAATCAAATTACCAGACGGAATGGAAATGGTAATGCCAGGAGACCACATTGACATGAACGTTGAATTAATAACTCAAGTAGCAATGGATGAAGGATTAAGATTTGCTATAAGAGAAGGCGGAAGAACAGTAGGTTCAGGCGTTGTTACTTCAATAGTTAAATAG
- the rpsL gene encoding 30S ribosomal protein S12 has protein sequence MPTINQLVRKGRKTLITKSASPALKECPQKRGVCTVVKTTTPKKPNSALRKVARVRLTNGYEVTAYIPGVGHNLQEHSVVLIRGGKVKDLPGVRYHIIRGTLDSAGVAGRLQSRSKYGTKRPKQKK, from the coding sequence ATGCCAACTATTAACCAATTAGTAAGAAAAGGCAGAAAGACATTAATAACAAAGTCAGCTTCACCAGCATTAAAAGAGTGTCCACAAAAAAGAGGCGTTTGTACAGTAGTTAAAACAACAACACCTAAAAAACCAAACTCTGCATTAAGAAAAGTAGCAAGAGTTAGACTTACAAACGGATACGAAGTTACTGCTTATATACCAGGTGTAGGCCACAACTTACAAGAGCATAGTGTTGTACTTATAAGAGGTGGAAAAGTTAAAGATTTACCAGGAGTTAGATATCACATCATCAGAGGGACATTGGATTCAGCTGGAGTTGCGGGCAGACTACAAAGTAGATCTAAATACGGGACTAAAAGACCAAAACAAAAGAAATAA
- the fusA gene encoding elongation factor G, with protein MGREYSLDKYRNIGIMAHIDAGKTTTTERILFYTGKTHKIGEVHDGGATMDWMVQEQERGITITSAATTCFWKGHNINIIDTPGHVDFTVEVERSLRVLDGAVSVFCAKGGVEPQSETVWRQATKYKVPRMAYVNKMDIMGADFYRVVGMMRDRLQANAVPIQLPIGKEDEFLGIIDLIRNVAEVYKDDLGKEIQEVEIPEDMKELTQEYRAAMVEAIAELDEDLMMKYLDGNEISEEELKTTLRKGVINNEIVPVICGSSYKNKGVQMMIDAVIDYMPSPLDIPAIKGQDVDDGTEIERHPNDEDPMAALAFKIATDPFVGRLCFARVYSGVMKTGTYVLNANKGKKERIGRLVKMHANHREEVEELRSGELGAIIGLKNTTTGETLCDEDHPILLELMEFPEPVISVAIEPKTKTGQERMGMSLAKLSEEDPTFKTYTDQETGQTIIAGMGELHLEIIVDRLTREFKVECNVGKPQVAYKETIRKEVKAEGKYIKQSGGRGQYGHCWIELIPTTEPYSFENATVGGSIPKEFIGPIENGIKEASKNGILGGYPVLNFKVKVVDGSYHDVDSNEMAFKVAGSMAFKNAMAKADPVLLEPIMKVEVTVPEEYMGDVMGDLNSRRGRIEGMEAQSGAQVIRAMVPLSEMFGYSTTLRSRTQGRGVYSMEFAAYEAVPKSIQEQVIGVK; from the coding sequence GTGGGTAGAGAATATTCTTTAGATAAATATCGTAATATAGGTATTATGGCTCATATTGATGCTGGTAAAACAACAACAACTGAGCGTATATTATTCTATACAGGAAAAACACACAAGATTGGTGAAGTTCATGATGGTGGAGCTACCATGGATTGGATGGTTCAAGAGCAAGAAAGAGGAATAACAATAACATCTGCTGCTACAACTTGTTTTTGGAAGGGTCATAATATAAATATTATTGATACACCAGGGCACGTAGATTTTACAGTTGAAGTTGAAAGATCTTTAAGAGTTCTTGATGGAGCAGTTTCCGTATTCTGTGCAAAAGGTGGAGTTGAACCACAATCTGAGACAGTGTGGAGGCAAGCTACTAAGTATAAAGTTCCAAGAATGGCATACGTTAATAAAATGGATATAATGGGTGCAGATTTCTATAGAGTTGTAGGAATGATGAGAGATAGGCTTCAGGCTAATGCAGTTCCTATTCAACTTCCAATAGGAAAAGAAGATGAATTCCTAGGTATTATAGATTTAATTAGAAATGTTGCAGAAGTTTATAAAGATGATTTAGGAAAAGAAATACAAGAAGTAGAAATTCCAGAAGATATGAAGGAATTAACACAAGAATATAGAGCAGCTATGGTTGAAGCAATTGCTGAATTAGATGAAGACCTTATGATGAAGTATCTTGATGGTAATGAAATAAGTGAAGAAGAATTAAAAACTACACTTCGAAAAGGTGTAATTAATAATGAAATAGTACCTGTAATTTGTGGGTCTTCGTACAAAAATAAAGGTGTTCAAATGATGATAGATGCGGTTATAGATTATATGCCGTCACCACTTGACATACCAGCTATTAAAGGGCAGGATGTTGATGATGGGACAGAAATAGAAAGACACCCAAATGATGAAGATCCAATGGCAGCATTAGCATTCAAAATAGCTACAGATCCTTTTGTTGGAAGACTTTGTTTTGCAAGAGTTTACTCAGGCGTAATGAAGACTGGTACATATGTATTAAATGCTAACAAAGGTAAAAAAGAAAGAATTGGTAGACTAGTTAAAATGCATGCTAATCACAGAGAAGAAGTTGAAGAATTACGTTCAGGAGAACTAGGTGCAATAATTGGACTTAAAAATACAACTACTGGAGAAACACTATGTGATGAAGATCATCCAATATTACTAGAACTTATGGAATTCCCAGAGCCAGTTATTTCTGTAGCTATTGAGCCAAAAACAAAAACTGGTCAAGAAAGAATGGGTATGTCTCTTGCAAAGCTTTCTGAAGAAGATCCAACTTTTAAAACTTATACTGATCAAGAAACAGGTCAAACAATAATTGCTGGTATGGGTGAGCTTCATCTTGAAATTATTGTTGATAGATTAACAAGAGAATTTAAAGTTGAATGTAATGTAGGTAAGCCACAAGTTGCATATAAAGAAACAATACGTAAAGAAGTTAAAGCAGAAGGTAAATATATTAAACAATCCGGTGGACGTGGACAATACGGCCATTGTTGGATAGAATTAATACCAACTACTGAACCTTATTCTTTTGAAAATGCTACGGTTGGTGGATCTATTCCAAAAGAATTTATAGGACCAATTGAGAACGGAATTAAAGAAGCATCAAAAAATGGTATTCTTGGTGGATACCCAGTTCTTAACTTTAAAGTTAAAGTAGTTGATGGGTCATACCATGATGTTGACTCAAATGAAATGGCATTTAAGGTTGCTGGTTCTATGGCATTCAAAAACGCTATGGCAAAAGCAGACCCAGTACTGCTTGAACCAATAATGAAAGTTGAAGTAACAGTACCAGAAGAGTACATGGGAGACGTTATGGGAGACCTTAACTCAAGAAGAGGTAGAATAGAAGGAATGGAAGCTCAATCAGGCGCTCAAGTAATTAGAGCAATGGTTCCATTATCAGAAATGTTTGGATATTCTACAACACTTAGATCAAGAACTCAAGGTAGAGGAGTATACAGTATGGAATTTGCTGCATACGAAGCAGTTCCAAAGAGTATTCAAGAGCAAGTTATAGGTGTTAAATAA